One Siniperca chuatsi isolate FFG_IHB_CAS linkage group LG3, ASM2008510v1, whole genome shotgun sequence genomic region harbors:
- the LOC122873546 gene encoding transcription factor AP-4-like isoform X1, with the protein MEYFMMPTEKIPSLQHFKKTEKDVIGGLCSLANIPLSPETAQDQERRIRREIANSNERRRMQSINAGFQSLKTLLPHTDGEKLSKAAILQQTADYIFALEQEKTQLLAQNNQLKRFIQDFSGSSPKRRRAEEKDEGIGSPDTLEEEKIEELRREMLELRQQLDKERSARMQMEEQLRSLDTQLHPERLKVITQQVEEEQALLQSQTLLRLQQIHSADRQTHSPQVLAPPTPPAPTHHPTVIVPAPTLTQHPHHHVTVVTMSPSVHTSTVSTSRQNLDTIVQAIQHIERTQERRASAEEEQRRAVIVSPAHVAMDTACSDTDTDTEGEDCSMN; encoded by the exons ATGGAATATTTCATGATGCCGACAGAGAAGATACCGTCCTTACAACACTTCAAGAAGACGGAGAAGGATGTTATTGGAggtctctgcag CCTGGCCAACATCCCCCTTAGTCCAGAGACAGCCCAGGACCAGGAGAGACGAATCCGCCGAGAGATTGCCAACAGCAACGAACGCCGGCGCATGCAGAGTATCAACGCAGGCTTCCAGTCCCTCAAAACACTCCTGCCCCACACAGACGGAGAGAAGCTCAGCAAG GCGGCCATCTTGCAGCAGACAGCGGACTACATCTTTGCCTTGGAGCAGGAAAAGACACAGCTCCTGGCACAGAACAACCAGCTCAAACGCTTCATCCAG GACTTTAGCGGCTCATCACCGAAAAGGAGGCGAGCAGAGGAGAAGGATGAAGGGATCGGGTCTCCAGACacgctggaggaggagaaaatcGAGGAGCTGAGGAGGGAGATGTTAGAGCTGCGACAGCAACTGGACAAGGAGCGCTCTGCTCGTATGCAGATGGAGGAGCAG ttgCGATCTCTGGACACCCAGCTGCACCCAGAGCGTCTGAAGGTGATCACCCAGCAGGTAGAGGAGGAGCAGGCGCTCCTCCAGAGCCAGACGCTGTTACGGCTGCAGCAGATCCACTCCGccgacagacaaacacacagtccacaG GTGCTGGCTCCTCCCACTCCCCCTGCCCCAACCCACCACCCCACGGTCATCGTCCCAGCCCCAACACTAACCCAGCACCCCCACCATCACGTCACTGTGGTGACCATGAGCCCGTCTGTCCACACCAGCACTGTGTCCACGTCCAGACAGAACCTGGACACTATTGTGCAG GCCATCCAGCACATCGAACGCACTCAGGAGAGGAGAGCGAgcgcagaggaggagcagaggcgAGCGGTCATCGTTAGCCCCGCCCACGTCGCCATGGACACCGCCTGCTCGGACACAGACACcgacacagagggagaggactGCTCAATGAACTGA
- the LOC122873546 gene encoding transcription factor AP-4-like isoform X2 has product MQSINAGFQSLKTLLPHTDGEKLSKAAILQQTADYIFALEQEKTQLLAQNNQLKRFIQDFSGSSPKRRRAEEKDEGIGSPDTLEEEKIEELRREMLELRQQLDKERSARMQMEEQLRSLDTQLHPERLKVITQQVEEEQALLQSQTLLRLQQIHSADRQTHSPQVLAPPTPPAPTHHPTVIVPAPTLTQHPHHHVTVVTMSPSVHTSTVSTSRQNLDTIVQAIQHIERTQERRASAEEEQRRAVIVSPAHVAMDTACSDTDTDTEGEDCSMN; this is encoded by the exons ATGCAGAGTATCAACGCAGGCTTCCAGTCCCTCAAAACACTCCTGCCCCACACAGACGGAGAGAAGCTCAGCAAG GCGGCCATCTTGCAGCAGACAGCGGACTACATCTTTGCCTTGGAGCAGGAAAAGACACAGCTCCTGGCACAGAACAACCAGCTCAAACGCTTCATCCAG GACTTTAGCGGCTCATCACCGAAAAGGAGGCGAGCAGAGGAGAAGGATGAAGGGATCGGGTCTCCAGACacgctggaggaggagaaaatcGAGGAGCTGAGGAGGGAGATGTTAGAGCTGCGACAGCAACTGGACAAGGAGCGCTCTGCTCGTATGCAGATGGAGGAGCAG ttgCGATCTCTGGACACCCAGCTGCACCCAGAGCGTCTGAAGGTGATCACCCAGCAGGTAGAGGAGGAGCAGGCGCTCCTCCAGAGCCAGACGCTGTTACGGCTGCAGCAGATCCACTCCGccgacagacaaacacacagtccacaG GTGCTGGCTCCTCCCACTCCCCCTGCCCCAACCCACCACCCCACGGTCATCGTCCCAGCCCCAACACTAACCCAGCACCCCCACCATCACGTCACTGTGGTGACCATGAGCCCGTCTGTCCACACCAGCACTGTGTCCACGTCCAGACAGAACCTGGACACTATTGTGCAG GCCATCCAGCACATCGAACGCACTCAGGAGAGGAGAGCGAgcgcagaggaggagcagaggcgAGCGGTCATCGTTAGCCCCGCCCACGTCGCCATGGACACCGCCTGCTCGGACACAGACACcgacacagagggagaggactGCTCAATGAACTGA
- the mvb12a gene encoding multivesicular body subunit 12A isoform X2 — translation MSLMERGGVRPITAVAWTSNTSTCPRDFNLISITEDGAAANFTRSFAMKSGYYLCYSKDLAGGMVVSDIQLISDKDSIPHGYCYIAEHLEPKTSVSKKKRVCVRVVPVGSVDTAVLEIKLTAKSKMMLQHYTYVGDVHGYVLWCRKGYFSSPMPQAKPRSVSLDLRRLSLEQPSAPLPLRPSNPLPPLPNNKLSQRRHSLHTKDNLDKPADNSIQGITALDGVPFSLHPKFDIHANGTTQLNSQLNNICIKSLQDIENEYNYSFVVEESAARRTRPSVPTGGAPSAQ, via the exons aTGTCTTTGATGGAGCGTGGGGGAGTCCGGCCAATTACGGCAGTGGCATGGACCTCCAACACCAGCACCTGCCCCAGAGATTTCAACCTG ATCAGCATCACAGAAGACGGCGCAGCAGCGAACTTTACACGCAGCTTTGCGATGAAGTCTGGATATTACCTCTGTTACAGCAAG GACTTGGCAGGTGGTATGGTAGTGTcagacattcagcttatttCAGATAAGGACTCTATTCCTCATGGTTATTGCTATATAGCAGAGCACCTTGAACCAA aAACCTCTGTTTCAAAGAAGAAACGGGTGTGTGTACGCGTCGTCCCAGTGGGCAGTGTGGACACAGCTGTGTTGGAAATCAAACTGACAGCCAAAAGCAAAATGATGTTGCAGCACTACACATATGTGGG AGACGTCCATGGCTACGTGTTGTGGTGCAGAAAGGGCTATTTTTCTAGCCCCATGCCCCAAGCCAAGCCCCGCAGTGTCAGTCTGGACCTCCGCAGACTCTCATTGGAGCAGCCGTCTGCTCCGCTGCCCCTCAGACCCAG CAACCCTCTTCCTCCACTGCCAAATAATAAACTGAGCCAGAGACGCCACAGCCTCCACACCAAGGACAACTTGGACAAACCTGCTGACAACAGTATCCAGGGAATCACAG CTCTAGATGGCGTTCCCTTTAGCCTTCACCCAAAGTTTGATATCCATGCAAACGGCACG ACTCAACTGAACTCTCAGTTAAACAACATTTGCATAAAGTCTCTCCAAGACATTGAAAATGAG tataACTACTCTTTTGTAGTGGAGGAGTCTGCTGCCAGAAGGACCAGACCATCAGTGCCAACAGGAGGCGCCCCGTCAGCTCAGTGA
- the mvb12a gene encoding multivesicular body subunit 12A isoform X1, which produces MGVGVRMDSVLPALTRKTNTFRLLTKKLFACQTVSPRRDSSEYRDRMSLMERGGVRPITAVAWTSNTSTCPRDFNLISITEDGAAANFTRSFAMKSGYYLCYSKDLAGGMVVSDIQLISDKDSIPHGYCYIAEHLEPKTSVSKKKRVCVRVVPVGSVDTAVLEIKLTAKSKMMLQHYTYVGDVHGYVLWCRKGYFSSPMPQAKPRSVSLDLRRLSLEQPSAPLPLRPSNPLPPLPNNKLSQRRHSLHTKDNLDKPADNSIQGITALDGVPFSLHPKFDIHANGTTQLNSQLNNICIKSLQDIENEYNYSFVVEESAARRTRPSVPTGGAPSAQ; this is translated from the exons ATGGGAGTTGGAGTCAGAATGGATTCAGTACTTCCTGCTTTGACAAGGAAGACCAACACATTTCGGCTGTTAACTAAAAAGTTGTTCGCCTGCCAAACCGTTTCACCTCGAAGAGACAGCAGTGAATACAGAGACAGA aTGTCTTTGATGGAGCGTGGGGGAGTCCGGCCAATTACGGCAGTGGCATGGACCTCCAACACCAGCACCTGCCCCAGAGATTTCAACCTG ATCAGCATCACAGAAGACGGCGCAGCAGCGAACTTTACACGCAGCTTTGCGATGAAGTCTGGATATTACCTCTGTTACAGCAAG GACTTGGCAGGTGGTATGGTAGTGTcagacattcagcttatttCAGATAAGGACTCTATTCCTCATGGTTATTGCTATATAGCAGAGCACCTTGAACCAA aAACCTCTGTTTCAAAGAAGAAACGGGTGTGTGTACGCGTCGTCCCAGTGGGCAGTGTGGACACAGCTGTGTTGGAAATCAAACTGACAGCCAAAAGCAAAATGATGTTGCAGCACTACACATATGTGGG AGACGTCCATGGCTACGTGTTGTGGTGCAGAAAGGGCTATTTTTCTAGCCCCATGCCCCAAGCCAAGCCCCGCAGTGTCAGTCTGGACCTCCGCAGACTCTCATTGGAGCAGCCGTCTGCTCCGCTGCCCCTCAGACCCAG CAACCCTCTTCCTCCACTGCCAAATAATAAACTGAGCCAGAGACGCCACAGCCTCCACACCAAGGACAACTTGGACAAACCTGCTGACAACAGTATCCAGGGAATCACAG CTCTAGATGGCGTTCCCTTTAGCCTTCACCCAAAGTTTGATATCCATGCAAACGGCACG ACTCAACTGAACTCTCAGTTAAACAACATTTGCATAAAGTCTCTCCAAGACATTGAAAATGAG tataACTACTCTTTTGTAGTGGAGGAGTCTGCTGCCAGAAGGACCAGACCATCAGTGCCAACAGGAGGCGCCCCGTCAGCTCAGTGA